The Vicia villosa cultivar HV-30 ecotype Madison, WI linkage group LG1, Vvil1.0, whole genome shotgun sequence genome includes a region encoding these proteins:
- the LOC131650817 gene encoding uncharacterized protein LOC131650817, with product MSGGIAVLWKNSSKCSVLNFNRNFINILVQDGVKGDWRLTCYYGYPERARRRQAWALLRELHVMSTLPWCIIGDFNDLLSQNDKRGLHPHPDWLCSGFQEVISDCNLTDIPLVGYPFTWTKSRGAPHMIEERLDMALGSVSWLQFFPDAKLTNLVASHSDHSPILLSCEPVQQRRRRRKFRFENWWLDEEGLLDVVKESWLAETHNSVVEKISRCALYLEQWQKVQVQKNNEEKDILRAKLDMYRGSMDPINADQYMVAHLDYNKVLIREDTYWKQRAKTHWFRDGDRNTKFFHRTASVRRNSQQISMLLNDEHVEIRDQEGLCGVAKNYFEELFKEKAGTYEPVLALIHPLISSTDNESLTAPLSKDELYMALSQMHPNKSPGPDGFNPAFYQNFWDICGDDIFTEANLWLDRGFFPSDITHTNICLIPKNGNPSSMTDLRPISLCNVVYKILSKLLANRLKKCLDKCIREEQSAFVEGRSILDNAMIAFEVIHALKRRTSGNNAQLALKIDISKAYDRVDWGFLRGMLYRLGFAERANLTEVHNIMEILNLYADAAGQDINLSKSEVFFSRNISISAQKDLANIMGVHHVLGTGTYLGLPSLIGRSKKVIFGYVKDKIWKKINSWRGRPVSKAGKEVMIKSVLQSIPSYVMSLFVLPDGIIQDIEIMLNAFWWGGSSNQSCIKWMAWDKFTGPKNEGGLGFRDLKSFNLAMVAKRGWNLLSKPHSLVARIYTARYFPRSSFFEANLGNNPSFVWRSIWQARRVLSLGCRWSIGDGRHILVMGAPWLRGCSEGMLNGPQRQEWNVPLIRELFDYDVGNAILQVPLIDDVIEDKWNWKEEQNGCYSVRTGYRLWRKEVGSPFKRVVGDWSSLWNIKAPPRVKHLLWRICRDCLPTRVRLQNHHVPCTSICPFCELHMEDSWHVFFGCVVTNRCWQSAGLAHVVDPRKHHFHDATSLILIFAGRKILWWRGELRL from the exons ATGAGTGGTGGTATTGCAGTACTTTGGAAGAATAGTAGCAAGTGTAGTGTTCTTAACTTTAAcagaaacttcataaatattttggTGCAAGACGGAGTGAAAGGGGATTGGCGTCTTACGTGTTACTACGGGTATCCTGAACGGGCAAGACGAAGGCAAGCTTGGGCTTTGCTTCGTGAGCTTCATGTTATGTCGACGCTCCCGTGGTGTATTATCGGTGATTTTAATGATCTTCTCTCTCAGAATGATAAACGTGGCCTGCACCCCCATCCCGATTGGTTGTGTTCAGGTTTTCAAGAAGTTATTAGTGATTGTAATCTCACGGATATCCCTCTCGTAGGTTACCCGTTTACATGGACAAAGAGTAGAGGTGCACCGCACATGATCGAGGAGAGGTTGGATATGGCCCTGGGTTCTGTGAGTTGGCTGCAGTTCTTTCCTGATGCTAAGCTTACTAACCTTGTAGCTTCTCACTCGGACCATAGCCCGATCCTGTTGAGTTGTGAACCCGTACAGCAGAGGCGTCGCAGAAGAAAGTTTAGGTTTGAAAATTGGTGGTTAGATGAGGAGGGTCTCCTTGATGTTGTGAAGGAGAGTTGGCTGGCAGAAACTCACAATTCTGTCGTGGAAAAAATTTCAAGGTGTGCTCTATATTTAGAACAGTGGCAGAAGGTTCAGGTTCAGAAGAACAATGAGGAGAAAGATATTCTTCGCGCTAAACTGGACATGTATAGGGGTAGCATGGATCCGATTAATGCTGATCAATATATGGTGGCGCATCTAGATTATAACAAGGTTCTTATTCGTGAGGATACTTATTGGAAACAAAGGGCCAAGACGCATTGGTTTCGGGACGGTGATCGAAACACTAAGTTTTTCCATCGTACTGCCTCCGTTCGTCGAAACTCCCAGCAGATTAGTATGTTATTGAATGATGAGCATGTTGAGATTCGGGATCAAGAAGGGTTGTGTGGGGTTGCAAAAAATTACTTTGAGGAATTGTTCAAAGAGAAGGCAGGAACGTATGAGCCGGTGTTGGCACTGATTCATCCTCTTATTTCTAGTACTGATAATGAATCTCTCACTGCACCTTTATCTAAGGATGAATTATATATGGCTTTATCTCAGATGCATCCCAACAAGTCTCCGGGCCCTGATGGGTTTAACCCGGCGTTTTATCAGAACTTCTGGGACATATGTGGTGATGACATTTTTACAGAAGCTAATCTATGGCTCGATAGAGGTTTTTTCCCGTCTGATATTACTCATACTAATATTTGTCTGATTCCGAAAAACGGGAATCCCTCTAGTATGACAGATTTGCGCCCGATCTCGTTATGCAATGTGGTGTATAAAATCCTCTCTAAACTCCTCGCCAATAGATTAAAAAAGTGTTTGGATAAGTGTATTAGGGAGGAGCAGTCAGCTTTTGTGGAGGGAAGATCGATCCTTGATAATGCCATGATTGCCTTTGAAGTTATTCACGCTCTTAAGAGAAGGACCTCGGGGAACAATGCCCAGCTGGCTCTTAAGATTGATATTAGTAAGGCGTATGATCGAGTGGATTGGGGCTTCTTGAGGGGTATGTTGTATCGGTTGGGTTTTGCAGAGAG GGCAAATCTTACGGAGGTACATAACATTATGGAGATCCTTAATTTGTATGCTGATGCTGCAGGCCAAGATATTAATTTGTCCAAATCTGAGGTGTTCTTTAGCAGGAATATCAGTATTTCTGCTCAGAAGGATCTGGCTAACATCATGGGAGTTCATCATGTCCTTGGTACAGGAACCTATCTGGGTCTCCCTTCCCTTATTGGTCGCAGTAAGAAGGTCATTTTTGGGTATGTGAAGGacaaaatttggaagaagatcaatTCTTGGAGGGGCAGGCCGGTTTCTAAAGCAGGAAAGGAAGTGATGATAAAGTCAGTGTTGCAGTCTATTCCATCTTATGTCATGAGTCTGTTCGTTCTTCCTGATGGCATTATCCAAGATATTGAAATAATGCTTAATGCTTTCTGGTGGGGAGGTAGTAGTAACCAAAGTTGTATTAAGTGGATGGCGTGGGATAAGTTCACAGGTCCTAAGAATGAGGGGGGGCTTGGTTTCCGAGACCTAAAGTCGTTTAACCTGGCCATGGTAGCTAAGAGAGGGTGGAATTTGTTGTCTAAGCCGCATTCTCTTGTGGCTAGAATTTATACAGCAAGGTATTTTCCTCGTTCTTCTTTCTTTGAGGCTAACTTGGGAAATAATCCTAGTTTTGTTTGGCGTAGCATTTGGCAGGCTAGGAGAGTTCTATCTCTTGGGTGTAGATGGAGTATTGGTGATGGGAGGCATATTCTAGTGATGGGTGCTCCTTGGCTTCGCGGCTGTTCCGAGGGTATGTTGAATGGGCCTCAACGTCAAGAG TGGAATGTCCCGTTAATTAGGGAGTTGTTTGATTATGATGTCGGGAATGCTATTCTCCAAGTTCCTTTAATTGATGATGTGATTGAAGATAAGTGGAATTGGAAAGAGGAACAAAATGGTTGTTATAGTGTTCGGACAGGGTACAGGTTATGGAGAAAGGAGGTGGGGTCGCCTTTTAAGAGAGTGGTTGGAGATTGGAGTAGCCTTTGGAATATTAAGGCTCCACCTAGAGTGAAGCATCTTCTCTGGAGGATTTGTAGGGATTGTCTTCCCACTAGAGTTAGGTTGCAAAATCATCATGTGCCTTGCACGTCTATTTGTCCGTTTTGTGAGTTACATATGGAGGACTCGTGGCACGTGTTCTTCGGTTGTGTTGTTACGAATAGGTGCTGGCAAAGTGCAGGTTTGGCTCATGTCGTGGATCCTCGTAAGCATCACTTTCATGATGCTACATCTTTGATTTTGATATTTGCCGGAAGGAAGATCCTATGGTGGCGGGGAGAGTTGCGgttatga
- the LOC131650831 gene encoding uncharacterized protein LOC131650831 → MPEADDWWLATLQRLEAAGEEINWAVFRRDFLRKYYHESVRGKKEFEFLELKQGNMSLTDYATKFTELAKFYPYFDGEGVEFSKCIKFENGLRSEIKKVIWYQQIRIFPNLVDSCRIFEEDNVAHYKIVSDRRGKQNQQRGKPYDSPAGNCKQRAALGQRKSGGDVPAPTVCFK, encoded by the coding sequence atgcccgaagctgatgactggtggctaGCAACTCTTCAGAGATTAGAAGCTGCAGGTGAGGAGATCAATTGGGCTGTATTCCGAAGAGATTTTCTGAGGAAGTATTATCATGAGAGTGTTCGGGGTAAGAAAGAATTTGAGTTCCTCGAACTGAAACAGGGGAACATGTCATTGACTGATTATGCTACGAAGTTCACTGAATTGGCCAAATTTTATCCATATTTTGATGGGGAGGGTGTAGAATTTtccaagtgcatcaagtttgagaacggaTTGCGCTCTGAAATCAAGAAGGTTATATGGTATCAACAGATCCGCATTTTTCCTAACTTGGTAGACAGCTGCAGAATTTTCGAGGAAGATAATGTTGCTCACTATAAGATTGTCAGTGACAGAAGGGGCAAGCAGAATCAGCAACGTGGCAAGCCTTATGACTCTCCAGCTGGCAATTGCAAACAGAGGGCTGCTCTGGGCCAGAGAAAAAGTGGGGGAGATGTTCCTGCTCCGACTGTGTGTTTTAAGTGA